Within the Alteromonas sp. M12 genome, the region CAACTAAGGTAGCTTGTAATCAAAAATATAGAAGTGCTTTGTGTCCTTAATCTCAATGTTCATAGTACCCACAATACCGGTCAATTCGCCGCTGCCGGAATCAGGTACCACGGTAATCGCTAAAGACGGTTCGCCTTTGTTCATAATGCCTTGATGGATTAACACAAAACTGCCGTGTTTGCTGTCTAAAGTACCTGTGAACGATTCTAATGCCACATAACCGGCAGAACCTTTAACCTCGGTCATATGACTTAGCATTTGCCCTTTCGATTGGCCGTCAAGTTCACCATGATAAGTTTTATCCAAGGTCATTCTTGCAACTGAAAATTCGGCATCCGTTTGCGGTTGCATGATTACTTCGAACTCGCCTGTTACATTTTCAGTATTCAAATTTGGATCTCCTGAATAAACAACTTGGGCATAAGGAACAACAACCAACCCTAAAATACAGAAACAAGCTATCACTAAAATGGTTTTAAGATTGTGCATTTCCATGTCTCTTTTAGATTCCAAAAATAAGTATAACACCAATCTACAAGCTGTATATAAAAACAGTTTTTAATGTCGTGGAAAATACTTTTTAAAAAAATTGAAAAAAAATGTCAGGTTATTTTCATTTGTCTCGACTATTTAAGTAATTCACTAAAACGAGAGATTTGATATGAACACTGCAACGTTAAAAATGCATGAAAAAACCACACCATCACAAAGTTTTATTTGGTTAAAACAAGGGCTAAATTTATGCTTAAAAGCACCGTTTAAGATATTCTTTTTAATGTTGGCAACAATCATTATTGAAGGTCTATTTCAATTATTACCCGCTCCTTTTGGTGTCATCACATCTAAATTAGTGATGGCCATACTAATCGCTTCGTTATGGCCAGTATTAGATCAAATATCACTGCATAAATCTTTTACATTCAAAAGTTTAAGACTCTATACAGGTTGGTCGAAACTACCATTGTTGAGTTTGTTATTGTTACTCCCGACTGCGGCGCAAGTGCTCACAGCTGTTGCTATGTTGGGGAGCAGTGGCCTCGAATTATTGTTTTATGCTCAAATGGTAGATGTGACGCCTGCGCAGTTATCCATTATATTTGCCTCAGCTACCCCGGTTAGCATATTGTTGATGTTTGTACCTGCATACCTTTTGTTAGAAAACAAAAATATACCGACTTCAATTAACAACGGAATTCGCTTAGCACTTCGCGCATGGAAACCCCTAACAGTAGTTTTCGCTATCAATCTACTGGCAATAATGGCTGTGCCATTTACGTTTTTACTTAGCGCATTATTACTCGGTCCATGGTTGCTTTGTATAAACTATGTGGCATTTAAAGATCTCACCAACGATCAATAGGAAGGTGCGTGACTCAAACTGCAAGGATTGAAGATATTTTGTCGCAATACGCGCCGTTATTGGCACGTATTGCAGCAACTTATGAAGCCGATTTGGGGCTAAGAGAAGACTTGATTCAAGATATTAGTTTGGCGGTTTGGCGAGCTCTGGAGACTTTTAGGGGTGACAGCAGCATAAAAACCTTTATTGCACGAGTTGCTCACAATCGTTCAGTTGATCATGTACTGCGCGAAAGCCGACGCAATAACAACCTGTCAGATGAGAATATTGATGATTTGCAAACAATGTCGCCAAATGCCACCCATCAAGATAAACACTTAGACCTAATGTCAGCGCTGCGTCAACTAACCCTTGGCCATCGACAAATTATTACTATGCAATTGGAAGGTTTTACCCAATTAGAGATTGCTAGCGTTTTAGGTTTGTCTGAAGCCGCTGTTGCCAAGCGCGCCAGTAGAGCTCGGCAACAACTAGAACAATTGTTATAGAGGAACAATCATGGATCCGAAATTTGAACAATGGCAGCAAGCCTTTCAACAAAATACCCCTAAAATAGACGTACACAAATTAGCTCTGCAAGTTGCCAGAAACAACCAACGGGAAAAGCTAAAAGCCTGGATTGATTTAATTACAGGTTGCGGCGTTAGCGTTTTTTGCGTGTACTTTTTATTAGTTTATGCTGATACAACTCTTGGCAAGCTATTGTTCGCGGCGTTAAGTCCTATTCCCTTGGTATTTAGCCTTTGGGCGTTTCGTTTACGTCAATCGCAACCTTTCGAGCACAGTCTGGATATCAATCAGCTATTAGAATTCAAACGTAAAAAACTAAGCAACCAAGTGTACTACTGGAAAGTCAGCGCAGTGATTTTAACTGCTCTGTGGTTAGGCTTGGTTGGATTTGCAGGGTTATCTTTTATCAAGCAAGGTGGCGAGAGTCTTTGGCTGACGCAAGTAATTTTACAAACCCTAGTGCTAGCTGGGACATGGGGACGCTTTATCTATTTGAAAAAACAACTACCTCAACGCTTAACGGAAATTGATGCTTTAGCCTAAATTCAGAAGAAATAATTTTAATTCTCGTGGTTGCTGATGAGCTTTATTTCACCATTATGCGCTAATCTTCACCTTTTACACCTGTTCAATATTCATACAAATCAACATGTTAAAAAAATGCTGTCTATCATACTCAGTAATACCAAATGGATTAAAGGACCAGATAGTATTTTTAAGGTATCCACTGAGATACGAATGTATTCTCCCAATGCTATCGGCAACTAGGATTTTCACGTTTAATGCGCGCCATCGAAACACGCTTAAAATTTAAACTTTAATTTATTGAGGAAATAACCATGTTGAAAATAGTTAAAACTTCGCTGTCTATTGTTGCCTTTTCATTTGTGTTCGCTGGGCAAGCTCAAGCTGACGTGAATGAAGCATTGAAAAATATCTGCACTATTGTTCAAGCGGATGATAAAACCGAGTTACGTAAAAAAATGAAAGTCGTTCAAACCGACTACAGACTTAAACTTCAAGACTATTACGCTTCTGTAAGTTGTAATGGAGAAAGCCTAATTCGCACTGCATTTAAAGCCGGCGCAATTGAAACCGGGACTTTGTTAGTTAAAAAAATGCCAAAAAGTCAGTTGAATGCGCCTGAATCTGACGGTAAAACCTTGCGAGCTTGGGTTTCTGAACAAGGTTTGATGGATTCTGCAATTGCCAGCGTTTTGAACGAACGTATTTAATTATTCATCAACATGATGAGATAAATAATAGCTAAGCAATACCAACAACAAAATTTGACGGCTCCATTGCGAGCCGTTTTTTTGTCTGTAATACTGAGGTTGAATTACAAATACTTTTGAACCTAGCGCCGGTATAAATAGGAATAAATTTTGGACATAGTTAACCCTAGCTCCCTGCAACAAGAATGGACAACATTACAGTACCAATACGACAGTTATGAGAAATTTTCATTGTTGATTAAAGTTTTCAGTGTGATCTTATGCAGCTTTTTAGTGTTTCATGTACAGCTTGATTTTATCGTACCTTCACTGTGTATCGTATTTTGGATGCTCGATGGAATTTGGAAAACCTTTCAGGGGAGAATTAGTCAGCGACTTTTGGCAGTTGAAAAAGCATTACTAAATCCGATGCAAGACACTGGTATGCAATACAATAGCCAATGGGAGTTTAACCGTCCTAGTAGCATTAAGTTGATTGTGAGTTATGCGACAAATGCACTAACTCCAACTGTTTTAGTTCCTCATTTACTAATCATTTTGATCGCACTTATGGGCGCTTACATATCCTAGATTGGAACGCTGGAGTCACGGATGACTCCAGCTATTGTTGCTAGCTTATGCAGCTTCGGTCAGATAAATTGAACGATAAGAAATGTACATTGATGTGAACAACAAAGGTACAACCACTAACAAACCTAACATTAATGGTAAAGCGCCTAAAATGTACAGCACCAACATCACTATGCCGTAGATTAAGAATGGCATCACGTTTTTAAAGCACCCGATAAAGCTCTCCTTCATCGCAGCAAAAACCGGCATATCTTGTAATACGATTAATGCTGGAGCGAACCATACTGCCATTACCATTGGCAACATTAACGCCATTGCGACTAAAAATGATAACCAAAATTGCGCACCCATCATTTCAGGACTGCTCTCTCCTGCTAGGATGTCCATGTATACCGAACCCATAGCTACAAACATAACGACAATACTGATAACAGCACCAATTGCAGATAAGCCCACTAGCCTGCCTGCGCGATAAGAGAATCCAGCAAACAAATATTTGATGTCAAAGGGCTTACCCTCTGCTGCTGCCTGACAACCTAACATCAATCCACCTACCCAAATATAGGTTAAAAACATGCTAATGATTGAGCCAATGAAAGGAATAATATTGATCACAATTGCGACAACGAAGCCAACAATCATGGTCACTATCCACATACCAATATCTTGCTTAAATAAACTAAAACCTTCTGATATCCATGTCATTCCATCGCCGACGGCTTTATTTGATGGGCCGGTATAAACCCAAGATCCAGTAGGTGCCTCTGTTGAAGTAAGATCAGACTCGGGAGCTTGATACGGGCTATTTTCGTTATTATCCATTTTTTATTCCTATGTAAATTCCCAACATCATTAGAACTAAGAATTTTTCTAATGATTTTTTTAGTAGACGTGAAATTATCATTAGAATGCTGATGAATACAACTTTTATGCACCTAACCCAGTGATCGATATATATTTTCCACGGGCTAAAGCCCGTGCTACAAGAACAAAGAAACATAACAAGAATGTGTAGGCGGGTGCTTTAGCCCCGCGGTTGTAAGGGTTTCCCCATGACCTAAAGGCCATGCTACAGGTTGGAATGTGTAGGCGGAGGCTTTAGCCCCGCGAGGATACGGCAACCGTTTCCACGGCCTAAAGCCCGTGCTACAAGAACAAAGAAACATAACAAGAATGTGTAGGCGGGTGCTTTAGCCCCGCGGTTGTAAGGGTTCCCCCATGGCCTAAAGGCCATGCTACGGTTGGAATGTGTAGGCGGGTGCTTTAGCCCCGCGAGGATAGGGCAACCGTTTCCACGGGCTAAAGCCCGTGCTACAACTTTGTGAGGTTTTGGTTATTTCCATGGCCTGAAGGCCATGCTACAGGTTGGAATGTGTAGGCGGAGGCTTTAGCCCCGCGGTTGTAAGGGTTTCCCCATGGCCTAAAGGCCATGCTACGGGTTTGAATGTGTAGGCGGAGGCTTTAGCCCCGCAGATTTTTACAGGGTGAAGGTAATGCTAGCGAACAAGGTTCTAGGTAAACCGACAAAATATCGATAATTGCCAAATGCGATATCTGCGCGCTCTGCATAATCTCGATTGGTAAGGTTATTTAATCGCAGTGACAAACTTATGTTGTCGTTCATTTGCCAACTTGAATGCAGGTTAAACAAGTCATGTCCCGCGTAAGTGGCTGTATTTTCTGGATCTAGATAATATTCATCCATATGAGTCCATTCCAGACGGAAGTTCAATGTCTCCATAGCTTGCCAATGTAATCTGGCTCCGGCCAAAACTTTAGGTGCCGTATCAATATAATTCCCTTCGATGTTAATATTAGACAGGGTTAAATCGGATTTATAAGTATGTCGTCCCCACCCCAAATTGGCATCAAGCTGAACATTGTCAGCTAATGCTGTACGGAAATTGAATTCCAACCCCGTATGCATTGTTTTTCCTTCGCTAATATTTTGTCTCTGAGTATCTTGGAAAATTACGTTTTCTTTTTCCATTTGATAAGCAACGGCTTCTGCCTGAAATCCTTGCCACGATGCTTTCCATCCTAACTCAACAGATAGCACTTCTTCAGCTTCTAAATTCGCAATTTGTTGGCCGCTTTGTAAGCGAAAAAGTTCTGTGCTTTGAGGTGCTCTAAAACC harbors:
- a CDS encoding DUF3718 domain-containing protein, whose protein sequence is MLKIVKTSLSIVAFSFVFAGQAQADVNEALKNICTIVQADDKTELRKKMKVVQTDYRLKLQDYYASVSCNGESLIRTAFKAGAIETGTLLVKKMPKSQLNAPESDGKTLRAWVSEQGLMDSAIASVLNERI
- a CDS encoding DUF3224 domain-containing protein, which encodes MHNLKTILVIACFCILGLVVVPYAQVVYSGDPNLNTENVTGEFEVIMQPQTDAEFSVARMTLDKTYHGELDGQSKGQMLSHMTEVKGSAGYVALESFTGTLDSKHGSFVLIHQGIMNKGEPSLAITVVPDSGSGELTGIVGTMNIEIKDTKHFYIFDYKLP
- a CDS encoding sigma-70 family RNA polymerase sigma factor — protein: MTQTARIEDILSQYAPLLARIAATYEADLGLREDLIQDISLAVWRALETFRGDSSIKTFIARVAHNRSVDHVLRESRRNNNLSDENIDDLQTMSPNATHQDKHLDLMSALRQLTLGHRQIITMQLEGFTQLEIASVLGLSEAAVAKRASRARQQLEQLL
- a CDS encoding BPSS1780 family membrane protein; the protein is MDNNENSPYQAPESDLTSTEAPTGSWVYTGPSNKAVGDGMTWISEGFSLFKQDIGMWIVTMIVGFVVAIVINIIPFIGSIISMFLTYIWVGGLMLGCQAAAEGKPFDIKYLFAGFSYRAGRLVGLSAIGAVISIVVMFVAMGSVYMDILAGESSPEMMGAQFWLSFLVAMALMLPMVMAVWFAPALIVLQDMPVFAAMKESFIGCFKNVMPFLIYGIVMLVLYILGALPLMLGLLVVVPLLFTSMYISYRSIYLTEAA